From the genome of Gymnogyps californianus isolate 813 chromosome 17, ASM1813914v2, whole genome shotgun sequence, one region includes:
- the NELFCD gene encoding negative elongation factor C/D isoform X1, which yields MEDADYFEGSAAEWGNEADGGTQDDEDGEGEDDAEVQQECLKKFSTPDYIMEPSIFNTLKRYFQAGGSPENVIQLLSENYTAVAQTVNLLAEWLIQTGVEPVQVQETVENHLKSLLIKHFDPRKADSIFTEEGETPAWLEQMIAHTTWRDLFYKLAEAHPDCLMLNFTVKLISDAGYQGEITSVSTACQQLEVFSRVLRTSLATILDGGEENLEKNLPEFAKMVCHGEHTYLFAQSMMSILAQEEQGGSAVRRIAQEVQRYAHEKGHDASQITLALGTAASYPRACQALGAMLSKGALNPADITVLFKMFTSMDPPPVELIRVPAFLDLFMQSLFKPGAKINQDHKHKYIHILAYAASVVEMWKKNKRVSINKDELKSTSKAIETVHNLCCNENKGASELVAELSTLYQCIRFPVVAMGVLKWVDWTVSEPRYFQLQTDHTPVHLALLDEISTCHQLLHPQVLQLLVKLFETEHSQLDVMEQLELKKTLLDRMVHLLSRGYVLPVVSYIRKCLEKLDTDISLIRYFVTEVLDVIAPPYTSDFVHLFLPILENESIAGTIKTEGENDPVTEFIGKSHLFLAYLLPFVFVTTCK from the exons ATGGAGGATGCTGATTACTTCGAAGGCAGCGCGGCGGAGTGGGGAAACGAGGCGGACGGAGGGACT CAAGACGAtgaggatggggagggagaagatgaTGCTGAAGTCCAGCAAGAATGCCTGAAGAAATTTTCAACCCCAGACTATATAATGGAGCCATCTATATTTAACACGTTAAAGAG ATATTTCCAAGCAGGAGGTTCTCCAGAGAATGTTATCCAGCTCCTCTCTGAAAACTACACTGCAGTGGCACAGACTGTAAATTTGCTGGCAGAGTGGCTCATTCAAACAG GTGTTGAGCCAGTGCAAGTTCAGGAGACTGTAGAAAACCATTTAAAGAGCTTACTTATCAAGCATTTTGACCCTCGGAAAGCAGATTCCATCTTtacagaggaaggagag ACTCCAGCCTGGCTTGAGCAAATGATAGCACATACTACGTGGAGAGATCTCTTTTACAAGTTGGCAGAAGCCCATCCCGACTGTTTAATGCTTAATTTTACTGTGAAG CTTATATCTGATGCTGGATATCAAGGGGAAATAACCAGTGTTTCAACAGCATGTCAGCAACTAGAAGTATTTTCCAGAGTCCTGCGTACATCCCTGGCAACAATTTTAGatggaggagaagaaaaccttgaaaaaaaccttcctgAGTTTGCT AAGATGGTGTGCCATGGAGAACACACTTACCTTTTTGCTCAATCTATGATGTCCATATTAGCTCAAGAAGAGCAAGGAGGGTCAGCTGTCAGACGGATTGCTCAGGAGGTTCAGCGATATGCTCATGAGAA AGGCCATGACGCTAGTCAGATCACTTTAGCATTGGGTACTGCAGCCTCCTATCCTCGAGCATGCCAAGCTCTTGGTGCAATGTTGTCCAAAGGAGCTCTGAATCCAGCAGATATCACTGTCCTGTTCAAAATGTTTACAAGCATGGACCCACCTCCAGTAGAACTG attCGAGTACCTGCCTTTCTGGACCTCTTCATGCAGTCATTGTTTAAGCCAGGTGCTAAGATCAACCAGGACcacaaacataaatatattcACATACTGGCATATGCAGCTAGTGTAGTAGAGATGTGGAAAAAG AACAAGAGAGTCAGCATAAACAAGGATGAACTCAAGTCAACTTCAAAAGCCATTGAAACTGTTCACAATCTGTGTTGCAATGAGAACAAAGGAGCATCAGAGTTGGTTGCAGAACTGAGCACTCTCTATCAGTGCATCAG GTTCCCAGTGGTGGCAATGGGTGTATTAAAGTGGGTGGATTGGACAGTGTCAGAACCAAGATACTTCCAGCTGCAGACTGATCACACTCCAGTTCATCTGGCATTATTGGATGAG ATCAGTACATGCCATCAGCTGCTTCATCCCCAAGTTCTACAACTTCTTGTCAAGCTCTTTGAAACAGAACATTCGCAGCTTGATGTAATGGAGCAG CTGGAATTGAAGAAGACTCTCTTGGATAGAATGGTGCACTTACTCAGTCGAGGATATGTCCTACCTGTTGTCAGCTATATCCGCAAATGCCTGGAGAAGCTAGATACAGATATCTCTCTCATCAGATACTTTGTTACAGAG GTGCTCGATGTGATTGCTCCTCCATATACCTCAGACTTTgtacatctttttcttcctatcttGGAGAATGAAAGTATTGCAGGTACTATTAAAACAGAAGGCGAAAATGACCCTGTCACTGAGTTTATAGGTAAGTCACATTTATT
- the NELFCD gene encoding negative elongation factor C/D isoform X3 encodes MEPSIFNTLKRYFQAGGSPENVIQLLSENYTAVAQTVNLLAEWLIQTGVEPVQVQETVENHLKSLLIKHFDPRKADSIFTEEGETPAWLEQMIAHTTWRDLFYKLAEAHPDCLMLNFTVKLISDAGYQGEITSVSTACQQLEVFSRVLRTSLATILDGGEENLEKNLPEFAKMVCHGEHTYLFAQSMMSILAQEEQGGSAVRRIAQEVQRYAHEKGHDASQITLALGTAASYPRACQALGAMLSKGALNPADITVLFKMFTSMDPPPVELIRVPAFLDLFMQSLFKPGAKINQDHKHKYIHILAYAASVVEMWKKNKRVSINKDELKSTSKAIETVHNLCCNENKGASELVAELSTLYQCIRFPVVAMGVLKWVDWTVSEPRYFQLQTDHTPVHLALLDEISTCHQLLHPQVLQLLVKLFETEHSQLDVMEQLELKKTLLDRMVHLLSRGYVLPVVSYIRKCLEKLDTDISLIRYFVTEVLDVIAPPYTSDFVHLFLPILENESIAGTIKTEGENDPVTEFIAHCKSNFIMMN; translated from the exons ATGGAGCCATCTATATTTAACACGTTAAAGAG ATATTTCCAAGCAGGAGGTTCTCCAGAGAATGTTATCCAGCTCCTCTCTGAAAACTACACTGCAGTGGCACAGACTGTAAATTTGCTGGCAGAGTGGCTCATTCAAACAG GTGTTGAGCCAGTGCAAGTTCAGGAGACTGTAGAAAACCATTTAAAGAGCTTACTTATCAAGCATTTTGACCCTCGGAAAGCAGATTCCATCTTtacagaggaaggagag ACTCCAGCCTGGCTTGAGCAAATGATAGCACATACTACGTGGAGAGATCTCTTTTACAAGTTGGCAGAAGCCCATCCCGACTGTTTAATGCTTAATTTTACTGTGAAG CTTATATCTGATGCTGGATATCAAGGGGAAATAACCAGTGTTTCAACAGCATGTCAGCAACTAGAAGTATTTTCCAGAGTCCTGCGTACATCCCTGGCAACAATTTTAGatggaggagaagaaaaccttgaaaaaaaccttcctgAGTTTGCT AAGATGGTGTGCCATGGAGAACACACTTACCTTTTTGCTCAATCTATGATGTCCATATTAGCTCAAGAAGAGCAAGGAGGGTCAGCTGTCAGACGGATTGCTCAGGAGGTTCAGCGATATGCTCATGAGAA AGGCCATGACGCTAGTCAGATCACTTTAGCATTGGGTACTGCAGCCTCCTATCCTCGAGCATGCCAAGCTCTTGGTGCAATGTTGTCCAAAGGAGCTCTGAATCCAGCAGATATCACTGTCCTGTTCAAAATGTTTACAAGCATGGACCCACCTCCAGTAGAACTG attCGAGTACCTGCCTTTCTGGACCTCTTCATGCAGTCATTGTTTAAGCCAGGTGCTAAGATCAACCAGGACcacaaacataaatatattcACATACTGGCATATGCAGCTAGTGTAGTAGAGATGTGGAAAAAG AACAAGAGAGTCAGCATAAACAAGGATGAACTCAAGTCAACTTCAAAAGCCATTGAAACTGTTCACAATCTGTGTTGCAATGAGAACAAAGGAGCATCAGAGTTGGTTGCAGAACTGAGCACTCTCTATCAGTGCATCAG GTTCCCAGTGGTGGCAATGGGTGTATTAAAGTGGGTGGATTGGACAGTGTCAGAACCAAGATACTTCCAGCTGCAGACTGATCACACTCCAGTTCATCTGGCATTATTGGATGAG ATCAGTACATGCCATCAGCTGCTTCATCCCCAAGTTCTACAACTTCTTGTCAAGCTCTTTGAAACAGAACATTCGCAGCTTGATGTAATGGAGCAG CTGGAATTGAAGAAGACTCTCTTGGATAGAATGGTGCACTTACTCAGTCGAGGATATGTCCTACCTGTTGTCAGCTATATCCGCAAATGCCTGGAGAAGCTAGATACAGATATCTCTCTCATCAGATACTTTGTTACAGAG GTGCTCGATGTGATTGCTCCTCCATATACCTCAGACTTTgtacatctttttcttcctatcttGGAGAATGAAAGTATTGCAGGTACTATTAAAACAGAAGGCGAAAATGACCCTGTCACTGAGTTTATAG
- the NELFCD gene encoding negative elongation factor C/D isoform X2, translating into MEDADYFEGSAAEWGNEADGGTQDDEDGEGEDDAEVQQECLKKFSTPDYIMEPSIFNTLKRYFQAGGSPENVIQLLSENYTAVAQTVNLLAEWLIQTGVEPVQVQETVENHLKSLLIKHFDPRKADSIFTEEGETPAWLEQMIAHTTWRDLFYKLAEAHPDCLMLNFTVKLISDAGYQGEITSVSTACQQLEVFSRVLRTSLATILDGGEENLEKNLPEFAKMVCHGEHTYLFAQSMMSILAQEEQGGSAVRRIAQEVQRYAHEKGHDASQITLALGTAASYPRACQALGAMLSKGALNPADITVLFKMFTSMDPPPVELIRVPAFLDLFMQSLFKPGAKINQDHKHKYIHILAYAASVVEMWKKNKRVSINKDELKSTSKAIETVHNLCCNENKGASELVAELSTLYQCIRFPVVAMGVLKWVDWTVSEPRYFQLQTDHTPVHLALLDEISTCHQLLHPQVLQLLVKLFETEHSQLDVMEQLELKKTLLDRMVHLLSRGYVLPVVSYIRKCLEKLDTDISLIRYFVTEVLDVIAPPYTSDFVHLFLPILENESIAGTIKTEGENDPVTEFIAHCKSNFIMMN; encoded by the exons ATGGAGGATGCTGATTACTTCGAAGGCAGCGCGGCGGAGTGGGGAAACGAGGCGGACGGAGGGACT CAAGACGAtgaggatggggagggagaagatgaTGCTGAAGTCCAGCAAGAATGCCTGAAGAAATTTTCAACCCCAGACTATATAATGGAGCCATCTATATTTAACACGTTAAAGAG ATATTTCCAAGCAGGAGGTTCTCCAGAGAATGTTATCCAGCTCCTCTCTGAAAACTACACTGCAGTGGCACAGACTGTAAATTTGCTGGCAGAGTGGCTCATTCAAACAG GTGTTGAGCCAGTGCAAGTTCAGGAGACTGTAGAAAACCATTTAAAGAGCTTACTTATCAAGCATTTTGACCCTCGGAAAGCAGATTCCATCTTtacagaggaaggagag ACTCCAGCCTGGCTTGAGCAAATGATAGCACATACTACGTGGAGAGATCTCTTTTACAAGTTGGCAGAAGCCCATCCCGACTGTTTAATGCTTAATTTTACTGTGAAG CTTATATCTGATGCTGGATATCAAGGGGAAATAACCAGTGTTTCAACAGCATGTCAGCAACTAGAAGTATTTTCCAGAGTCCTGCGTACATCCCTGGCAACAATTTTAGatggaggagaagaaaaccttgaaaaaaaccttcctgAGTTTGCT AAGATGGTGTGCCATGGAGAACACACTTACCTTTTTGCTCAATCTATGATGTCCATATTAGCTCAAGAAGAGCAAGGAGGGTCAGCTGTCAGACGGATTGCTCAGGAGGTTCAGCGATATGCTCATGAGAA AGGCCATGACGCTAGTCAGATCACTTTAGCATTGGGTACTGCAGCCTCCTATCCTCGAGCATGCCAAGCTCTTGGTGCAATGTTGTCCAAAGGAGCTCTGAATCCAGCAGATATCACTGTCCTGTTCAAAATGTTTACAAGCATGGACCCACCTCCAGTAGAACTG attCGAGTACCTGCCTTTCTGGACCTCTTCATGCAGTCATTGTTTAAGCCAGGTGCTAAGATCAACCAGGACcacaaacataaatatattcACATACTGGCATATGCAGCTAGTGTAGTAGAGATGTGGAAAAAG AACAAGAGAGTCAGCATAAACAAGGATGAACTCAAGTCAACTTCAAAAGCCATTGAAACTGTTCACAATCTGTGTTGCAATGAGAACAAAGGAGCATCAGAGTTGGTTGCAGAACTGAGCACTCTCTATCAGTGCATCAG GTTCCCAGTGGTGGCAATGGGTGTATTAAAGTGGGTGGATTGGACAGTGTCAGAACCAAGATACTTCCAGCTGCAGACTGATCACACTCCAGTTCATCTGGCATTATTGGATGAG ATCAGTACATGCCATCAGCTGCTTCATCCCCAAGTTCTACAACTTCTTGTCAAGCTCTTTGAAACAGAACATTCGCAGCTTGATGTAATGGAGCAG CTGGAATTGAAGAAGACTCTCTTGGATAGAATGGTGCACTTACTCAGTCGAGGATATGTCCTACCTGTTGTCAGCTATATCCGCAAATGCCTGGAGAAGCTAGATACAGATATCTCTCTCATCAGATACTTTGTTACAGAG GTGCTCGATGTGATTGCTCCTCCATATACCTCAGACTTTgtacatctttttcttcctatcttGGAGAATGAAAGTATTGCAGGTACTATTAAAACAGAAGGCGAAAATGACCCTGTCACTGAGTTTATAG